Proteins encoded together in one Bos indicus isolate NIAB-ARS_2022 breed Sahiwal x Tharparkar chromosome 25, NIAB-ARS_B.indTharparkar_mat_pri_1.0, whole genome shotgun sequence window:
- the TELO2 gene encoding telomere length regulation protein TEL2 homolog isoform X5, which yields MDPVASAVRLAVQEAVHILSSSEDGGHIISTLQSLRRYLGETETQAPPEEQEEFSRTHFSTILRCLVGKLSPDWLDLLPDGQLEELWASFFLEGPADQAFLVLMESIEGAASPSFRLMKMARLLARFLSAGRMAAVMEGQCGQQAGPASRLLQETLLTRVVGLPDHLGNRLQRETLAAFFPQNYFPLLGEEVLRVLQAVVDSLRGGLDCSVSFLSQVLGKACVHGRQKEILGVLVPRLTVLTQGNCLWQRVCWRLVECVPDRAMEAVLKGLVEAAPGPEVLSRLLGNLVTKSKKAQFVMTQKLLFLQYSCSMPMLQSLLGYLAMDSQRRPLLVQALKELLETWGSSSAIRHTPLEQQRYVSKALLICLTHLGEAELRASRDELLASLMEGVKSRLDSSLPPVRRLGMIVAEVASARLHPEGPPLKFQYEEDELTREMLALAVPRPAADGPSEAGPPVAPVSGESPDQETVDSGGPQAGWEGSDSELDSDDELVPYDMSGDGEQRGSKTPAYVRDCLEALTASEDWERWEEALRALEGLVLKSPAATREVSLELAKVLLHLEEKTAVAGFERLRQRALVAVTVTDPARVAEYLAVQFYALNYSLRQRMDILDVLALAAQELSRPGCLGKAAQRGSPGPGSQPSGAAVPAWKAVVEERVRRKTRRFCKGSTGRAAAAGPNEFNAVAGYFFFPLLQRFDRLGLTRRPCRVTGRLSTASPSRLWAVRG from the exons ATGgatcctgtggcctctgctgtccGCCTGGCAGTCCAGGAGGCTGTTCACATCCTTTCTTCATCTGAGGATGGGGGCCACATCATCTCCACGCTGCAGTCCCTGAGGCGGTACCTTGGTGAAACAGAGACCCAAGCCCCCCCTGAGGAGCAGGAAGAGTTTAGCAGGACCCACTTTTCCACCATTCTCAGATGTCTGGTCGGCAAGCTGAGCCCCGACTGGCTGGACCTGCTGCCTGATGGCCAGTTGGAGGAGCTGTGGGCCAGCTTCTTCCTGGAGGGCCCAGCTGACCAAGCCTTCCTGGTGCTGATGGAGTCCATTGAGGGTGCTGCCAG CCCCAGCTTCCGTCTGATGAAGATGGCGCGGTTGCTGGCCAGGTTCCTGAGTGCAGGCAGGATGGCCGCTGTGATGGAGGGGCAGTGTGGGCAGCAGGCGGGGCCGGCCTCCCGCCTGCTCCAGGAGACCCTTCTCACCCGGGTGGTGGGCCTGCCCGATCACCTGGGCAACCGTCTGCAGCGGGAGACGCTGGCTGCCTTCTTCCCTCAGAACTACTTCCCTCTGCTGGGCGAGGAGGTCCTGCGGGTGCTGCAGGCAGTGGTGGACTCTCTCCGAG GTGGCTTGGACTGCTCCGTCTCCTTTCTGTCTCAGGTCCTGGGCAAAGCCTGCGTCCATGGGAGACAGA AGGAGATCCTGGGCGTGCTGGTGCCCCGGCTGACAGTGCTCACCCAGGGCAACTGCCTCTGGCAGCGGGTCTGCTGGCGCCTGGTGGAGTGTGTGCCCGACCGGGCCATGGAAGCCGTGCTGAAGGGGCTCGTGGAGGCCGCCCCAGG GCCGGAGGTCCTCTCGCGGCTGCTGGGGAACCTGGTGACAAAGAGCAAGAAGGCCCAGTTTGTGATGACACAGAAGCTGCTGTTCCTGCAGTACAGCTGCTCG ATGCCCATGCTGCAGAGCCTGCTGGGGTACTTGGCCATGGATAGCCAGCGGCGCCCGCTCCTCGTGCAG GCGCTGAAGGAGCTCCTGGAGACGTGGGGCAGCAGCAGTGCCATCCGCCACACACCCCTGGAGCAGCAGCGCTATGTCAGCAAGGCCTTACTCATCTGCCTGACGCACCTGGGGGAGGCGGAGCTCCGGGCCAGCCGGGACG AGCTGCTGGCCAGCCTGATGGAGGGAGTGAAGAGCCGCCTGGACAGCAGCCTGCCGCCCGTGCGCCGCCTGGGCATGATTGTGGCCGAGGTGGCCAGCGCCCGGCTGCACCCCGAGGGGCCTCCCCTGAAGTTCCAG TACGAAGAGGATGAACTGACCCGAGAGATGCTGGCCTTGGCCGTGCCCCGGCCCGCGGCTGACGGCCCTTCGGAGGCGGG CCCGCCTGTGGCTCCCGTCAGTGGGGAGTCTCCTGACCAAGAGACGGTGGACAGTGGCGGCCCCCAGGCTGGGTGGGAGGGCTCTGACTCTGAGCTGGACAG TGATGACGAGCTTGTCCCCTATGACATGTCAGGGGATGGGGAGCAGAGGGGCAGCAAGACGCCCGCGTACGTGCGGGACTGCCTGGAAG CTCTGACCGCATCTGAAGACTGGGAGCGCTGGGAGGAGGCCCTGCGGGCCCTGGAAGGGCTAGTCCTCAAGAGCCCGGCTGCCACCCGGGAG gtgagcctggagcTGGCCAAGGTGCTGCTGCACCTGGAGGAGAAGACAGCCGTGGCAGGGTTTGAGAGGCTGCGCCAGAGGGCTCTGGTGGCCGTCACAGTCACAGACCCGGCACGG GTGGCAGAGTACCTGGCCGTGCAGTTCTACGCCCTCAACTACAGCCTCCGGCAGCGCATGGACATTCTGGAC GTCCTGGCCCTGGCCGCCCAGGAGCTGTCCCGGCCTGGGTGCCTCGGGAAGGCTGCCCAACGGGGCTCCCCGGGGCCCGGCTCCCAGCCCAGTGGGGCCGCGGTCCCGGCCTGGAAGGCGGTGGTGGAGGAGCGCGTCAGACGCAAGACCCGGCGGTTCTGCAAG GGCTCCACGGGGCGGGCAGCAGCTGCTGGCCCCAATGAATTCAACGCAGTGGCTGGATACTTCTTCTTCCCCCTCCTTCAGCGTTTCGACAG GCTGGGCTTGACCAGGCGGCCCTGCAGAGTGACGGGGCGTCTGTCCACTGCCTCCCCCTCACGGCTCTGGGCAGTACGTGGATGA